A genomic stretch from Pochonia chlamydosporia 170 chromosome 4, whole genome shotgun sequence includes:
- a CDS encoding transcription factor atf21 (similar to Metarhizium acridum CQMa 102 XP_007815271.1), translated as MASMHPEYQPDNFFAGPLDFPFWQQDESCFNNYVEPYVPEYTYPYHDNSSQSSFSSFNGSMVWMESSEQLPSPNNPVTPPTPTVPTPIQATLSNTNLKVMDTQHKDNIITNRKRKQQSAASINSKSRRSCRSQSSSSSLKSEYSSHGIDPNIKEEVNLERSRKAANKFRERQRNEIAQLASEEHTIEDSNRQLRSMLNALTSEILALKMQILQHTNCNCKLIQAYINKEAHHFVQSLEGVANA; from the coding sequence ATGGCATCAATGCACCCGGAATACCAGCCTGACAACTTCTTTGCCGGTCCACTGGACTTCCCGTTTTGGCAGCAAGACGAGTCATGCTTCAACAACTACGTTGAGCCTTATGTTCCGGAGTATACATATCCCTACCATGACAACTCTTCCCAGTCGTCGTTTTCATCTTTCAACGGGAGCATGGTCTGGATGGAGAGCTCTGAGCAGCTCCCCAGCCCAAACAATCCTGTAACaccgccaactccaactgTCCCTACCCCCATCCAGGCCACCTtgtccaacaccaacctgAAAGTCATGGACACCCAGCACAAGGACAACATAATCACCAACCGGAAGCGAAAACAGCAATCCGCGGCCAGCATCAACTCAAAGTCAAGGAGATCATGCCGCTCtcagtcatcatcgtcgtccttgAAGTCTGAGTacagcagccatggcattgaccccaacatcaaggaAGAAGTCAACTTAGAGCGCAGCcgcaaggcagccaacaaaTTCAGAGAACGCCAGCGCAACGAAATAGCGCAACTTGCATCAGAAGAACACACTATAGAGGACTCAAACCGCCAGCTACGCAGCATGCTTAACGCACTTACGAGTGAGATTCTTGCGCTCAAGATGCAAATACTCCAGCATACCAATTGCAACTGCAAGCTCATACAGGCGTATATTAATAAGGAAGCTCATCATTTTGTTCAAAGTTTAGAAGGAGTCGCGAATGCCTAA
- a CDS encoding methyltransferase type 11 (similar to Cordyceps militaris CM01 XP_006669651.1), with amino-acid sequence MAQNIYDREDFYSAYIEHIDRSDKEADLSKDPAWTRISPMLPPVKDKHVLDLGCGTGWFARWAMNQGAKSVLAVDISEKMLARAKELTSTEKYPQIEYRREDLDQISLPESDSNKYGLVFSSLTLHYLSNLDAIMSLVERVLSPGGSFVFNVEHPVYTAPFKPAVVTDPANGEKSWNLNYYYKEGERVIDWLAKGVRKQHRTVTTYMASIFKVGLEVTGFVEFLPTDEELEKDIVDEIEGIRPLFLMMSVRKRV; translated from the coding sequence ATGGCCCAAAACATCTACGACCGCGAGGACTTCTACTCAGCCTACATCGAACACATCGATCGTTCCGACAAAGAAGCCGATCTCTCCAAGGACCCAGCATGGACACGCATCTCCCCAATGCTGCCTCCCGTCAAGGACAAGCACGTCCTCGACCTCGGCTGCGGAACAGGCTGGTTCGCCCGCTGGGCCATGAACCAAGGGGCCAAATCAGTCCTCGCCGTGGACATTAGCGAAAAGATGCTCGCCCGCGCCAAGGAACTTACTTCCACCGAGAAGTATCCCCAAATCGAGTACCGCCGCGAGGATCTAGACCAAATTTCTCTTCCTGAGAGCGATTCCAACAAATACGGACTGGTGTTCAGCTCCCTTACACTACACTATCTATCCAAtctcgatgccatcatgTCCCTGGTCGAGCGTGTCCTTTCCCCCGGCGGATCATTCGTATTCAATGTCGAACACCCAGTTTACACCGCTCCGTTTAAGCCTGCCGTTGTGACTGATCCTGCCAACGGGGAGAAATCATGGAATCTGAATTATTACTACAAGGAAGGCGAACGTGTAATTGACTGGTTGGCCAAGGGAGTGAGGAAGCAGCATCGCACCGTAACGACATACATGGCTTCTATTTTCAAGGTTGGGCTAGAAGTTACGGGGTTTGTGGAGTTCTTGCCGACTGATgaggagttggagaaggaTATAGTGGACGAGATTGAGGGTATCAGGCCGCTGTTTTTGATGATGAGTGTCAGAAAGAGAGTGTGA
- a CDS encoding small oligopeptide transporter, OPT family (similar to Neosartorya fischeri NRRL 181 XP_001260988.1) has translation MGLKERFGLSQRPASAEEELPAGVMGDPTQELKAFRRQHKWDPFLDNEKLDTIDDALASENTEKQAVVDETLIQEDSPYPEVRASVPPTDDDDMPVDTVRAWFLGALLCTVVAACNVLLSMHVSSASISSTVVQLVAYPLGVGLANVLPNKERSIFGWKFNLNPGPFNVKEHTIITMMTAAGSTYSYAIDILLAQEVFYSQRFGWGFQILLIISTQAMGFGIAGIARRFLVWPASMVWPANLVTCTVMHSLHKHVPADPAATNGWKISRYRFFIIVSLATFVYQWIPEVFATFLQYFTFVCWIAPNNVVVNQLFGHVSGLGILPITFDWLGVSSWLGSPLQTPLFAILNVGFGLLICLVGAIGLAYGGPVEYKYLPLSANKNWDRFAKPYNTSRILTADYTVNETAYQAYSPILLGATFSLSYGMSFATLMSTIFHCGLFYGPDIWRRAFSSRSEEPDVHLKLMRKYKEAPEWWFSIIFAVSFAFGMIASQVWSTHLPWWAYIVCILIGVVLFVPIGMIQAITNQQPGLNVITEMIFGYMLPGRPIAMMLFKSWGYMTCANGLTYISDMKIGHYMKVPPRSMFYAQAFAVIWLSLVQIATYNFVIGNIKGICTDEQPQGLICPNAATFYNASVIWGVIGPKRVFGAGSIYAWTNWFWFIGAACPTIQYFVAKRYPRSFARYIIWPAIFSACGLVPPATLYYLLPWVVVGVIFNGFIRRYFFGWWTQYNFVLSGALDIGSRLCVVLVALALGLSGKNFPDWWGNVVYTETLDFSRKAVTRKFIPNVTEPIGPSSW, from the exons ACAGCACAAGTGGGATCCCTTCTTGGACAACGAGAAACTCGATACCATTGACGATGCTCTCGCTTCCGAGAATACGGAGAAGCAGGCCGTCGTGGACGAGACCCTCATTCAAGAAGACTCGCCCTACCCCGAAGTCCGCGCTTCC GTCCCACCAACTGACGACGACGATATGCCTGTTGATACAGTCCGAGCTTGGTTCCTGGGTGCCCTCCTTTGCACCGTTGTGGCCGCCTGCAACGTCCTCCTCTCAATGCACGTCTcatccgcctccatctcGTCCACTGTGGTGCAGTTGGTTGCTTACCC ACTCGGTGTCGGTTTGGCCAATGTTCTTCCCAACAAGGAGCGTAGCATTTTTGGCTGGAAGTTTAACCTCAACCCTGGCCCATTCAACGTCAAGGAgcacaccatcatcaccatgatgACTGCTGCCGGTTCTACATACAGTTATGCTATCGATATCTTGCTTGCCCAGGAAGTTTTCTATTCTCAGAGATTCGG ATGGGGATTCCAGATTCTTCTCATTATCTCGACCCAAGCCATGGGCTTCGGTATCGCCGGTATCGCTCGTCGTTTCCTCGTCTGGCCGGCATCTATGGTGTGGCCTGCCAATCTCGTCACTTGCACGGTTATGCACTCTCTGCATAAGCACGTTCCTGCGGACCCTGCTGCCACTAATGGCTGGAAAATCTCCCGATATAGGTTTTTCATCATTGTGTCGTTGGCCACCTTTGTGTACCAGTGGATTCCAGAAGTCTTTGCCACCTTCTTACAATACTTCACCTTCGTCTGCTGGATCGCTCCCAACAATGTTGTCGTCAACCAGCTCTTCGGCCATGTATCCGGCCTTGGTATCCTACCCATCACCTTTGACTGGCTTGGTGTGTCATCTTGGCTTGGAAGCCCGCTGCAGACGCCTCTCTTCGCCATTCTCAACGTCGGTTTTGGTCTCCTCATCTGCTTGGTCGGAGCTATCGGTCTGGCCTATGGTGGTCCCGTCGAGTACAAGTACTTGCCCTTGAGTGCTAACAAGAACTGGGATCGCTTCGCCAAGCCTTACAACACTTCCCGCATCTTGACAGCCGACTACACTGTCAACGAGACGGCTTACCAGGCATACTCTCCTATCCTGCTAGGAGCCACCTTTTCTCTGTCCTACGGCATGTCCTTTGCCACCCTCATGTCCACCATCTTCCACTGCGGTCTCTTCTATGGCCCCGATATTTGGCGCCGTGCTTTTAGCTCTCGCTCTGAGGAGCCCGATGTCCACCTGAAGCTTATGCGCAAGTACAAGGAGGCTCCGGAGTGGTGGTTCTCTATTATCTTCGCTGTGAGCTTTGCTTTCGGCATGATTGCCTCCCAAGTCTGGTCTACTCACTTGCCATGGTGGGCGTATATTGTCTGTATCCTTATTGGTGTTGTTCTGTTTGTTCCTATTGGCATGATCCaggccatcaccaaccagcaGCCTGGTCTCAACGTCATTACTGAAATGATTTTCGGTTACAT GCTTCCTGGACGTCCCATTGCCATGATGTTGTTCAAGTCGTGGGGATACATGACCTGTGCCAACGGCCTCACCTATATCTCGGATATGAAGATCGGCCACTACATGAAGGTTCCCCCTCGCAGCATGTTCTACGCCCAGGCCTTTGCTGTGATCTGGTTGTCTCTTGTGCAAATTGCCACCTATAACTTTGTTATCGGCAACATCAAGGGCATCTGCACCGATGAGCAACCCCAGGGTTTGATCTGCCCCAACGCTGCCACCTTCTACAACGCTAGTGTTATCTGGGGTGTCATT GGTCCTAAGCGTGTCTTCGGTGCTGGTAGCATTTATGCCTGGACCAACTGGTTCTGGTtcattggtgctgcttgCCCAACCATTCAGTACTTTGTTGCCAAGCGCTACCCTCGCTCCTTTGCCCGATACATCATCTGGCCCGCAATCTTCAGTGCTTGCGGTCTTGTGCCTCCCGCTACCCTTTACTACCTTCTTCCTTGGgtcgttgttggtgtcatcttcaacggcttCATCCGACGCTACTtctttggctggtgga CTCAGTACAACTTTGTTCTTTCCGGCGCTCTCGATATTGGCTCGCGTCTTTGCGTTGTCCTTGTCGCTTTGGCGCTCGGTCTTAGTGGCAAGAACTTCCCCGACTGGTGGGGAAATGTTGTCTACACTGAGACGTTGGATTTCAGCAGGAAGGCTGTTACGAGGAAGTTCATCCCTAATGTCACGGAGCCCATTGGCCCCTCGTCATGGTAG